Proteins from a single region of Streptomyces spectabilis:
- a CDS encoding MerR family transcriptional regulator — translation MTVMETRTAPAEGHYTISEVATATGLTAHTLRWYERIGLMPHIDRSHTGQRRYRDRDLRWLTFLGKLRTTGMPVADMVRYAEWVRAGDHTFAERQELLEQTRQDVRARIAELQDTLAVLDHKIGSYVVARNEAAVSADVAAGPRAT, via the coding sequence ATGACGGTGATGGAGACGCGGACCGCACCCGCCGAGGGCCACTACACGATCAGCGAGGTGGCCACGGCGACCGGTCTGACCGCGCACACCCTGCGCTGGTACGAGCGCATCGGCCTGATGCCCCACATCGACCGCTCCCACACCGGCCAGCGCCGCTACCGCGACCGCGATCTGCGCTGGCTGACCTTCCTCGGAAAGCTGCGCACCACCGGCATGCCGGTGGCGGACATGGTGCGCTACGCGGAGTGGGTGCGCGCGGGCGACCACACCTTCGCCGAGCGTCAGGAGCTCCTGGAGCAGACCCGGCAGGACGTCCGCGCGCGGATCGCGGAGCTGCAGGACACCCTCGCCGTGCTCGACCACAAGATCGGTTCGTACGTGGTGGCCCGGAACGAGGCCGCCGTCAGCGCGGACGTGGCCGCCGGGCCGCGCGCGACCTGA
- a CDS encoding potassium channel family protein: protein MEEKAAQQSSAQVRWERRTQRPLLALAVAFAVAYAVPIVRPEASASLTSACTAVEWFVWGAFAADYLVRLSLTGHRARFVRTHWLDLCAVVLPMIQPLRLLRLVATLLLVGRRARMASQIRLTTYVVGSVIGLLMFGSLAVLSVERESPDGNIKTLGDAVWWSFTTMTTVGYGDHAPTTGLGRVLAVGLMLSGIALLGVVTANIAAWFIARFEKDNVEERRQTAAIEALTTEVMALRAQVAALSAGPASRPAPRPVAPPVADEEAAAPPVPRPRRP, encoded by the coding sequence ATGGAGGAAAAGGCCGCACAGCAGTCGTCGGCACAGGTCCGCTGGGAGCGCCGCACGCAACGTCCGCTGCTCGCCCTGGCCGTGGCCTTCGCCGTCGCCTACGCCGTACCGATAGTCAGACCCGAGGCGAGCGCGTCCCTGACGAGCGCCTGCACCGCGGTGGAGTGGTTCGTCTGGGGCGCGTTCGCCGCCGACTATCTGGTGCGGCTCTCCCTCACCGGGCACCGTGCGCGCTTCGTGCGCACGCACTGGCTCGACCTGTGTGCCGTGGTCCTGCCGATGATCCAGCCGCTGCGACTCCTTCGCCTGGTCGCGACGCTGCTCCTGGTGGGGCGGCGGGCCCGGATGGCGTCACAGATACGTCTGACCACCTATGTGGTGGGGTCCGTGATCGGCCTGCTGATGTTCGGCTCGCTCGCGGTGCTCTCCGTGGAGCGGGAGTCGCCGGACGGCAACATCAAGACCCTGGGGGACGCCGTGTGGTGGTCCTTCACCACGATGACGACCGTGGGCTACGGCGATCACGCCCCGACGACCGGGCTGGGCCGGGTCCTCGCGGTGGGCCTGATGCTGTCGGGCATCGCGCTGCTCGGTGTGGTCACCGCCAATATCGCGGCGTGGTTCATCGCCCGCTTCGAGAAGGACAACGTCGAGGAGCGGCGCCAGACCGCGGCGATCGAGGCCCTCACCACGGAGGTGATGGCGCTGCGGGCGCAGGTCGCCGCGCTGTCCGCGGGGCCGGCGTCCCGTCCGGCGCCGCGCCCGGTGGCGCCCCCGGTGGCCGACGAGGAGGCCGCCGCCCCGCCCGTGCCCCGGCCCCGCAGGCCCTGA
- a CDS encoding alpha/beta hydrolase has protein sequence MTSFDSSPQLSIWRALLALTVVFVMLATTGWTAVRQHRGATSPLEASLAAWERGHIDGRPLPDAGAPADRLARFFASLTGYQRDRLAARYPLAVGNMNGAPVRLRYHANRVALKQARAIERRRMHDDRLSPVGKQEAERRMKRFGVMMRPGRQVLAFDPMGSGRMAEVLGDLDRARRVSVIVPGVDTDVLTFERTQRKYAAPVGMARALHGAERRADPRARTAVIAWADYTTPVGLGVDAATSMRADDGAVRLDSLVRALPGRTGVALYCHSYGSVVCGVAARRLPDRVTDIAVAGSPGMRADNVSGLGTSARVWAARDSDDWIQDVPHMEVGGLGHGADPVSGGFGARVVSADRARGHTGYFEPGTDSLSNFARIGVGAYDAVRCADGDAGCHDGISGTTAA, from the coding sequence GTGACTTCCTTCGACTCATCCCCCCAACTCAGCATCTGGCGCGCGCTGCTCGCGCTCACCGTCGTGTTCGTCATGCTGGCGACCACCGGGTGGACCGCGGTGCGCCAGCACAGAGGCGCCACGTCGCCGCTCGAAGCCAGCCTCGCCGCCTGGGAGCGGGGACACATCGACGGGCGCCCGCTGCCGGACGCCGGTGCGCCCGCCGACCGGCTCGCGCGGTTCTTCGCCTCGCTCACCGGCTACCAGCGCGACCGGCTCGCCGCCCGCTACCCGCTCGCGGTGGGCAATATGAACGGCGCCCCGGTCCGGCTGCGCTACCACGCGAACCGCGTCGCCCTGAAGCAGGCCCGCGCGATCGAGCGGCGGCGCATGCACGACGACCGGCTCTCGCCGGTCGGCAAACAGGAGGCGGAGCGCAGGATGAAGCGGTTCGGCGTGATGATGCGCCCCGGCCGCCAGGTCCTCGCCTTCGATCCCATGGGCTCGGGCCGCATGGCCGAGGTCCTCGGAGACCTCGACAGGGCGCGCCGCGTGTCGGTCATCGTGCCGGGCGTGGACACCGACGTCCTCACCTTCGAGCGGACCCAGCGCAAGTACGCGGCGCCGGTCGGCATGGCCCGTGCCCTCCACGGCGCCGAGCGCAGGGCCGACCCCCGCGCGCGGACCGCCGTGATCGCGTGGGCCGACTACACCACGCCCGTCGGGCTCGGTGTGGACGCCGCCACCTCCATGCGGGCCGACGACGGCGCCGTCCGTCTCGACTCCCTGGTGCGCGCCCTGCCGGGGCGCACCGGCGTGGCGCTGTACTGCCACAGCTACGGCTCGGTGGTGTGCGGGGTCGCCGCCCGGCGACTGCCCGACCGGGTCACGGACATCGCGGTCGCGGGCAGCCCCGGGATGCGCGCCGACAACGTGTCAGGGCTCGGCACGAGCGCGCGGGTGTGGGCCGCACGGGACAGCGACGACTGGATCCAGGATGTGCCGCACATGGAAGTCGGCGGGCTCGGCCACGGCGCCGACCCGGTGTCGGGCGGCTTCGGCGCCCGCGTGGTGTCCGCCGACCGCGCCCGGGGCCACACCGGCTATTTCGAGCCGGGCACGGACAGCCTCAGCAACTTCGCCCGGATCGGCGTCGGCGCGTACGACGCCGTGCGCTGCGCTGACGGGGACGCGGGCTGCCACGACGGAATTTCCGGTACGACGGCGGCCTGA
- a CDS encoding MFS transporter yields MTTQTPIGAADKPPDPTSTSGWGKGLRGHPWLTLVSVGIGVMMVALDGTIVAVANPAITKDLDATLADVQWITNGYLLALAVALITAGKLGDRFGHRQTYLIGVVGFAAASGAIGLSDTVSLVIAFRVLQGLFGALLMPAALGLLRASFPAERLNMAIGVWGMIIGASTAGGPIVGGLLVEHVSWQSVFYINVPVGALALVLGLVILKNHRAEKAPRSFDLPGIALLSAAMFALVWGLIKAGDPWGWGSGRTWAFLGGSVVCFVLFAFWETRVKEPLIPLGLFRSVALSAGVALMVLMAFAFLGGLFFVTFYLQNVHGMSPVDSGLHLLPLTAMMIVSSPVAGALITRMGPRVPLTAGMVCTAVAMFGMTSLTENTGTLAMSLWFALLGLGLAPVLVGATEVIVGNAPLELSGVAGGLQQAGMQVGGSLGTAVLGAVMSTTVDSDLKGNWRDAGLPGAPPPGLEKAASTGSVPEEMAKAPGMNETTFARITDVVHDTFMSGLGLAFAVAGVVGALAALVALLTKRGTNAEPGTGGAGHI; encoded by the coding sequence ATGACGACTCAGACTCCGATCGGCGCGGCCGACAAGCCGCCGGACCCGACGTCAACCTCCGGCTGGGGCAAGGGACTTCGTGGCCATCCCTGGCTGACCCTGGTCTCCGTCGGGATCGGCGTGATGATGGTGGCCCTCGACGGCACGATCGTCGCGGTCGCCAACCCGGCCATCACCAAGGACCTGGACGCCACGCTCGCGGACGTCCAATGGATCACCAACGGCTATCTGCTCGCGCTCGCCGTCGCCCTCATCACGGCGGGCAAGCTCGGTGACCGCTTCGGCCACCGCCAGACCTATCTCATCGGCGTCGTGGGCTTCGCCGCCGCCTCCGGCGCCATCGGCCTGTCCGACACCGTCTCCCTCGTCATCGCCTTCCGCGTGCTCCAGGGGCTGTTCGGCGCGCTCCTCATGCCGGCCGCGCTCGGCCTGTTACGGGCGTCCTTCCCGGCCGAGAGGCTGAACATGGCCATCGGCGTCTGGGGCATGATCATCGGCGCTTCCACCGCGGGCGGCCCCATCGTCGGCGGCCTGCTCGTCGAGCACGTCAGCTGGCAGTCGGTCTTCTACATCAACGTGCCCGTCGGCGCCCTCGCGCTCGTCCTCGGCCTGGTGATCCTCAAGAACCACCGCGCGGAGAAGGCGCCCCGGTCCTTCGACCTCCCCGGCATCGCGCTGCTCTCGGCCGCGATGTTCGCCCTGGTCTGGGGGCTCATCAAGGCGGGCGACCCGTGGGGCTGGGGCAGCGGCAGGACCTGGGCGTTCCTCGGCGGCTCCGTCGTCTGCTTCGTCCTGTTCGCCTTCTGGGAGACCCGGGTCAAGGAGCCGCTGATCCCGCTCGGCCTGTTCCGCTCGGTGGCGCTCTCCGCGGGCGTGGCCCTGATGGTCCTGATGGCCTTCGCCTTCCTCGGCGGCCTGTTCTTCGTGACCTTCTACCTGCAGAACGTGCACGGCATGAGCCCCGTCGACAGCGGCCTGCACCTGCTGCCGCTGACGGCCATGATGATCGTCTCCTCGCCGGTCGCGGGCGCCCTGATCACCCGGATGGGGCCGCGCGTCCCGCTGACGGCGGGCATGGTCTGCACCGCCGTCGCGATGTTCGGCATGACGAGCCTGACCGAGAACACCGGCACCCTCGCGATGTCCCTGTGGTTCGCCCTGCTCGGCCTCGGCCTCGCGCCGGTCCTGGTCGGCGCCACCGAAGTCATCGTGGGCAACGCCCCGTTGGAGCTGTCCGGCGTCGCGGGCGGCCTCCAGCAGGCGGGCATGCAGGTCGGCGGCAGCCTCGGCACGGCCGTCCTGGGCGCGGTGATGTCCACCACCGTGGACTCCGACCTGAAGGGCAACTGGCGGGACGCCGGACTGCCCGGCGCCCCGCCGCCCGGCCTGGAGAAGGCGGCCTCCACCGGATCGGTCCCCGAGGAGATGGCCAAGGCCCCCGGCATGAACGAGACCACCTTCGCCCGCATCACGGACGTGGTCCACGACACCTTCATGTCGGGCCTGGGCCTGGCGTTCGCCGTCGCAGGCGTGGTCGGCGCCCTGGCGGCCCTGGTGGCCCTCCTGACCAAACGCGGCACGAACGCGGAGCCGGGCACCGGCGGAGCAGGCCACATCTAG
- a CDS encoding peroxiredoxin encodes MTVAVGETAPEFELKDNHGRTVRLADFRGRKNVVLLFYPFAFTGVCTGELCALRDELPKFVNDDTQLLAVSNDSIHTLRVFAEQEGLEYPLLSDFWPHGEVSRAYGVLDEDKGCAVRGTFIIDKDGVVRWTVVNGLPDARDLNEYVKALQELGGR; translated from the coding sequence GTGACGGTTGCGGTCGGTGAGACGGCTCCGGAGTTCGAGCTCAAGGACAATCACGGGCGGACCGTGCGGCTCGCGGACTTCCGGGGACGGAAGAACGTCGTACTGCTGTTCTATCCGTTCGCCTTCACCGGCGTGTGCACCGGCGAGCTGTGCGCGCTGCGGGACGAGCTGCCCAAGTTCGTCAACGACGACACCCAGCTGCTCGCCGTCTCCAACGACTCGATCCACACCCTGCGGGTCTTCGCCGAGCAGGAGGGTCTCGAGTACCCGCTGCTCTCCGACTTCTGGCCGCACGGCGAGGTGTCCCGGGCCTACGGCGTCCTCGACGAGGACAAGGGCTGCGCGGTGCGCGGCACCTTCATCATCGACAAGGACGGCGTGGTGCGCTGGACCGTCGTGAACGGCCTGCCTGACGCCCGCGACCTCAACGAGTACGTCAAGGCCCTCCAGGAGCTGGGCGGCCGCTGA
- a CDS encoding DUF4429 domain-containing protein: protein MSRMGDVLAGFHAAWEFESDSVLIRFERGIRTPKLFQALGERRIPLEAIAGVTLTPGKRGTTVLRLVPRPGADPLMEAAAGQLKDGADPYRLVLPAERETLAEYYADELRALLPAEDPGEADRYLVAAPEAPLQFKAYDGKASFDGKSVAFRWFWTGASSAKWKAGDQSFLVTDLSGVEWRSPEVFEGHLRLLRRETPVAQPAQADQDPAAVVFGLGYGPVHESLPFAASVLAAVRASGAAPATQGAAPAPAVRRDPADIAERIRHLGELHQAGLLTDDEFTAKKAELLAEL, encoded by the coding sequence ATGAGCCGCATGGGTGATGTACTGGCCGGATTTCACGCCGCCTGGGAGTTCGAGTCCGACTCCGTGCTCATCCGCTTCGAACGGGGGATCCGCACGCCGAAGCTGTTCCAGGCTCTCGGCGAGCGCCGCATCCCCCTTGAGGCGATCGCGGGGGTCACGCTCACACCGGGCAAACGGGGGACGACGGTTCTGCGCCTGGTCCCGAGACCAGGTGCCGATCCACTGATGGAGGCCGCGGCGGGACAGCTCAAGGACGGAGCCGACCCGTACCGCTTGGTGCTGCCCGCGGAGCGGGAGACGCTCGCCGAGTACTACGCGGACGAGCTGCGCGCCCTGCTGCCGGCCGAGGACCCGGGAGAGGCGGACCGCTATCTCGTGGCCGCTCCCGAGGCGCCGCTGCAGTTCAAGGCGTACGACGGGAAGGCGTCCTTCGACGGCAAGTCGGTGGCCTTCCGCTGGTTCTGGACCGGGGCCTCGTCGGCGAAGTGGAAGGCCGGGGACCAGAGCTTCCTGGTGACCGACCTCAGCGGGGTCGAGTGGCGCTCGCCGGAGGTCTTCGAGGGACATCTGCGACTGCTGCGCCGGGAGACGCCGGTGGCCCAGCCCGCCCAGGCCGACCAGGACCCGGCGGCCGTCGTCTTCGGGCTCGGCTACGGCCCCGTGCACGAGTCACTGCCGTTCGCGGCGTCGGTGCTCGCGGCCGTCAGGGCGTCGGGAGCGGCCCCGGCGACGCAGGGCGCGGCGCCCGCGCCGGCCGTCCGGCGCGACCCGGCCGACATCGCCGAGCGCATCCGGCACCTGGGCGAGCTGCACCAGGCGGGCCTGCTCACGGACGACGAGTTCACGGCGAAGAAGGCCGAGCTGCTGGCCGAGCTGTGA
- a CDS encoding TerD family protein, whose protein sequence is MGVSLSKGGNVSLSKEAPGLTAVLIGLGWDVRTTTGTDFDLDASAILTNADGKVSSDANFVFFNNLKSPDGSVEHTGDNTTGEGEGDDEAIKVNLAGVPADIEKIVFPVSIYDAENRQQSFGQVRNAFIRVVNQAGGAEIARYDLSEDASTETAMVFGELYRHGAEWKFRAVGQGYASGLRGIAQDFGVNV, encoded by the coding sequence GTGGGAGTCAGCCTCAGCAAGGGCGGCAACGTATCTCTGAGCAAGGAGGCGCCGGGTCTGACCGCAGTTCTGATCGGCCTCGGCTGGGACGTCCGCACCACCACCGGCACGGACTTCGACCTGGACGCCAGCGCCATTCTGACGAACGCCGACGGCAAGGTCAGCAGTGACGCCAACTTCGTGTTCTTCAACAACCTGAAGAGCCCGGACGGCTCCGTCGAGCACACCGGTGACAACACCACCGGTGAGGGCGAGGGCGACGACGAGGCGATCAAGGTCAACCTCGCCGGGGTGCCGGCCGACATCGAGAAGATCGTTTTCCCGGTCTCGATCTACGACGCCGAGAACCGCCAGCAGTCGTTCGGCCAGGTCCGCAACGCGTTCATTCGCGTCGTGAACCAGGCGGGCGGCGCGGAGATCGCCCGCTACGACCTCTCCGAGGACGCCTCCACGGAGACGGCCATGGTCTTCGGCGAGCTCTACCGCCACGGCGCGGAGTGGAAGTTCCGCGCCGTCGGCCAGGGCTACGCCTCGGGCCTGCGCGGCATCGCGCAGGACTTCGGCGTCAACGTCTAG
- a CDS encoding TetR/AcrR family transcriptional regulator, with product MTRPGLRELKKRRTRDALLRTALELFTTKGFEETTVDEIVEAVDVSQRTFFRHFAGKQETAFAVPEMVEARFMRALRERPPGEPPFVALRGAVLDSWEAMNEAMAELIPVELHIRTYQMIESTPSLVAVHLHRSTELEARAARVLAEREGLDPDDPRPRVATAAFGGVMRAAGRLWATGEDASVASIRATTEEYLDHLGALAEDWHRDP from the coding sequence GTGACCAGGCCCGGACTGCGCGAACTCAAGAAGCGGCGCACCCGTGACGCGCTGCTGCGCACGGCGCTCGAACTGTTCACCACGAAGGGGTTCGAGGAGACGACGGTCGACGAGATCGTCGAGGCCGTCGACGTCTCCCAGCGCACGTTCTTCCGGCACTTCGCGGGCAAGCAGGAGACCGCCTTCGCCGTCCCGGAGATGGTGGAGGCCCGCTTCATGCGCGCCCTGCGCGAACGCCCCCCGGGCGAGCCGCCGTTCGTGGCGCTTCGCGGTGCCGTGCTCGACTCCTGGGAGGCCATGAACGAGGCCATGGCCGAGCTGATCCCGGTCGAACTCCACATCCGTACGTACCAGATGATCGAGTCGACGCCCTCACTGGTCGCCGTCCATCTGCACCGCTCCACCGAACTGGAGGCGCGGGCCGCGCGCGTGCTCGCCGAGCGGGAGGGCCTCGACCCCGACGACCCGCGGCCGCGCGTGGCGACCGCCGCGTTCGGCGGCGTCATGCGGGCGGCGGGGCGGCTGTGGGCCACCGGCGAGGACGCCAGCGTCGCGTCGATCCGCGCGACGACGGAGGAGTACCTCGATCATCTGGGCGCCCTCGCGGAGGACTGGCACCGCGACCCCTGA
- the aceE gene encoding pyruvate dehydrogenase (acetyl-transferring), homodimeric type — translation MASGSDRNPIIIGGLPSQVPDFDPEETQEWLDSLDAAVDERGRERARYLMLRLIERAREKRVAVPEMRSTDYVNTIATKDEPFFPGNEEIERKILNATRWNAAVMVSRAQRPGIGVGGHIATFASSASLYDVGFNHFFRGKDEGDGGDQIFFQGHASPGIYARAFLLDRLSEQQLDAFRQEKSKEPYGLSSYPHPRLMPDFWEFPTVSMGLGPLGAIFQARMNRYMEARDIADTTKSHVWAFLGDGEMDEPESLGQLSLAAREGLDNLTFVVNCNLQRLDGPVRGNGKIIQELESIFRGAGWNVIKLVWDRSWDPLLAQDRDGVLVNKMNTTPDGQFQTYATETGGYIREHFFGEDQRLRAMVENMTDDQVLHLGRGGHDHRKIFAAFSAAKAHKGQPTVILAKTIKGWTLGPNFEGRNATHQMKKLTVDDLKRFRDRLHLPITDKQLEDGAPPYYHPGRDSEEIQYMHDRRKGLGGYVPTRVVRAKPLQLPEDKTYASVKKGSGQQSIATTMAFVRLLKDLMRDKEIGKRFVLIAPDEYRTFGMDSFFPSAKIYNPLGQQYEAVDRELLLAYKESPTGQMLHDGISEAGCTASLIAAGSAYATHGEPLIPVYVFYSMFGFQRTGDQFWQMADQLARGFVLGATAGRTTLTGEGLQHADGHSQLLASTNPGCVAYDPAFGFEIAHIVKDGLRRMYGETADGRPGEDVFYYLTVYNEPIQHPAEPADVDVDGILKGVHRFKTGERGAIPAQILASGVAVPWALEAQRILAEEWNVKADVWSATSWNELRREAVEVERHNLLHPEEEQRVPYVTRKLSGSEGPFVAVSDWMRSVPDQISRWVPGTYQSLGADGFGFADTRGAARRYFHIDAQSIVVAVLTELAREGKVDRSALKQAIDRYQLLDVTAADPGAAGGDA, via the coding sequence GTGGCTTCCGGATCCGATCGCAACCCGATCATCATTGGCGGTCTCCCCAGCCAGGTCCCGGACTTCGATCCCGAAGAGACCCAGGAATGGCTCGACTCCCTCGACGCGGCCGTCGACGAGCGCGGCCGCGAGCGGGCCCGCTATCTGATGCTCCGGCTGATCGAACGCGCACGTGAGAAGCGCGTCGCCGTGCCCGAGATGCGCAGCACGGACTACGTCAACACCATCGCCACCAAGGACGAGCCGTTCTTCCCCGGCAACGAGGAGATCGAGCGGAAGATCCTGAACGCGACCCGCTGGAACGCCGCGGTGATGGTCTCGCGCGCCCAGCGCCCCGGCATCGGCGTGGGCGGCCACATCGCCACCTTCGCCTCCTCCGCCTCGCTCTACGACGTGGGCTTCAACCACTTCTTCCGCGGCAAGGACGAGGGCGACGGCGGCGACCAGATCTTCTTCCAGGGGCACGCCTCCCCCGGCATCTACGCCCGTGCCTTCCTGCTCGACCGGCTGAGCGAGCAGCAGCTCGACGCCTTCCGGCAGGAGAAGTCCAAGGAGCCGTACGGCCTCTCCTCCTATCCGCATCCGCGCCTCATGCCGGACTTCTGGGAGTTCCCGACGGTTTCGATGGGTCTGGGGCCGCTCGGCGCGATCTTCCAGGCCCGTATGAATCGTTATATGGAGGCGCGCGACATCGCCGACACGACGAAGTCGCACGTCTGGGCCTTCCTCGGTGACGGCGAGATGGACGAGCCGGAGTCGCTCGGCCAGCTCTCCCTGGCCGCGCGCGAGGGCCTGGACAACCTCACGTTCGTCGTGAACTGCAATCTGCAGCGGCTCGACGGCCCCGTGCGCGGCAACGGCAAGATCATCCAGGAGCTGGAGTCGATCTTCCGGGGCGCGGGCTGGAACGTCATCAAGCTGGTGTGGGACCGCAGTTGGGACCCGCTGCTCGCGCAGGACCGCGACGGCGTCCTGGTCAACAAGATGAACACGACCCCGGACGGGCAGTTCCAGACCTACGCCACGGAGACCGGCGGATACATCCGCGAGCACTTCTTCGGCGAGGACCAGCGGCTGCGCGCCATGGTCGAGAACATGACCGACGACCAGGTCCTGCACCTGGGCCGCGGCGGTCACGACCACCGGAAGATCTTCGCGGCGTTCTCCGCGGCCAAGGCGCACAAGGGCCAGCCGACGGTGATCCTGGCCAAGACGATCAAGGGCTGGACGCTCGGCCCGAACTTCGAGGGCCGCAACGCCACGCATCAGATGAAGAAGCTGACCGTGGACGACCTGAAGCGCTTCCGGGATCGGCTGCACCTGCCGATCACGGACAAGCAGCTGGAGGACGGCGCGCCGCCCTACTACCACCCGGGCCGCGACTCCGAAGAGATCCAGTACATGCACGACCGCCGCAAGGGCCTGGGCGGCTACGTCCCGACCCGCGTCGTGCGCGCCAAGCCGCTGCAGCTGCCGGAAGACAAGACGTACGCGTCCGTGAAGAAGGGCTCCGGCCAGCAGTCCATCGCCACCACCATGGCGTTCGTACGGCTGCTCAAGGATCTGATGCGGGACAAGGAGATCGGCAAGCGCTTCGTGCTGATCGCGCCGGACGAGTACCGCACCTTCGGCATGGACTCCTTCTTCCCGAGCGCGAAGATCTACAACCCGCTCGGCCAGCAGTACGAGGCCGTGGACCGCGAGCTGCTGCTCGCGTACAAGGAGTCGCCGACCGGCCAGATGCTGCACGACGGCATCTCGGAGGCGGGCTGCACGGCGTCGCTCATCGCCGCGGGCTCCGCGTACGCGACGCACGGCGAGCCGCTGATCCCGGTGTACGTCTTCTACTCGATGTTCGGTTTCCAGCGGACCGGCGACCAGTTCTGGCAGATGGCCGACCAGCTGGCGCGCGGTTTCGTGCTCGGCGCGACCGCCGGGCGCACGACGCTGACCGGCGAGGGCCTCCAGCACGCGGACGGCCACTCGCAGCTGCTCGCCTCGACCAACCCGGGCTGTGTGGCGTACGACCCGGCGTTCGGCTTCGAGATCGCGCACATCGTCAAGGACGGTCTGCGCCGGATGTACGGCGAGACGGCCGACGGCAGGCCCGGCGAGGACGTCTTCTACTACCTGACGGTCTACAACGAGCCGATCCAGCACCCGGCCGAGCCCGCGGACGTGGACGTGGACGGCATCCTGAAGGGCGTCCACCGCTTCAAGACCGGTGAGCGGGGCGCCATTCCGGCGCAGATCCTCGCCTCCGGCGTCGCGGTGCCGTGGGCCCTGGAGGCCCAGCGCATCCTCGCCGAGGAGTGGAACGTGAAGGCGGACGTCTGGTCCGCGACCTCCTGGAACGAGCTGCGCCGCGAGGCCGTCGAGGTGGAGCGGCACAATCTGCTGCACCCCGAGGAGGAACAGCGCGTGCCGTACGTGACGCGCAAGCTGTCGGGGTCCGAGGGTCCGTTCGTGGCGGTCTCCGACTGGATGCGCAGCGTCCCGGACCAGATCTCCCGCTGGGTCCCGGGCACCTACCAGTCGCTCGGCGCCGACGGGTTCGGCTTCGCCGACACCCGGGGCGCGGCCCGCCGCTACTTCCACATCGACGCGCAGTCGATCGTGGTCGCGGTCCTCACCGAGCTGGCCCGCGAGGGCAAGGTCGACCGCTCCGCCCTGAAGCAGGCGATCGACCGCTACCAGCTCCTGGACGTGACGGCGGCCGACCCGGGCGCCGCCGGGGGCGACGCGTAA
- a CDS encoding DUF3052 domain-containing protein, producing MSATADHAETNLAVRLGFQPDMVVQEIGYDDDVDQELREAIEQATGTELVDEEYDDVADAVVLWFREDDGDLTDALVDAIAYMEEGGSILLLTPKTGRDGYVEPSEIGEASTTAGLSQTKSINAGKDWNGSRLSTPKGAAKKR from the coding sequence GTGAGCGCGACCGCGGACCACGCGGAGACGAACCTTGCCGTAAGGCTGGGTTTCCAGCCCGACATGGTGGTCCAGGAGATCGGCTACGACGACGACGTCGACCAGGAGCTCCGCGAGGCCATCGAGCAGGCTACCGGCACGGAGCTCGTCGACGAGGAATACGACGACGTGGCTGATGCAGTGGTGCTCTGGTTCCGTGAGGACGACGGGGACCTGACTGATGCGCTGGTGGATGCCATCGCGTACATGGAGGAGGGCGGCTCGATCCTGCTCCTCACACCGAAGACGGGCCGGGACGGATACGTCGAGCCCAGCGAGATCGGTGAGGCATCCACCACGGCGGGTCTGTCCCAGACCAAGAGCATCAACGCGGGCAAGGACTGGAACGGCAGTCGGCTCAGCACGCCCAAGGGCGCTGCCAAGAAGCGATAG
- a CDS encoding peptidase inhibitor family I36 protein, producing the protein MRTTMPAAAFTALTAAALAAAVLTPAHAGTTAPARAGAAPPGKLGACGPGELCLWEKAGFKGTRHVFELAGVDIESCVALPEGGSAQALANRTGRPVTAYQDRECAETAEFNTYPGGGTWAPESPYRVRAFKVWER; encoded by the coding sequence ATGCGTACGACCATGCCTGCCGCCGCCTTCACGGCCCTCACCGCGGCCGCGCTCGCCGCGGCGGTCCTCACACCCGCGCACGCGGGCACCACAGCACCGGCACGGGCCGGTGCCGCGCCCCCGGGCAAGCTCGGCGCGTGCGGGCCCGGGGAGCTCTGCCTCTGGGAGAAGGCGGGCTTCAAGGGCACGCGGCACGTGTTCGAGCTGGCCGGGGTCGACATCGAGAGCTGTGTCGCGCTGCCGGAGGGGGGCAGCGCGCAGGCCCTCGCCAACCGCACCGGCCGCCCGGTCACCGCCTATCAGGACCGGGAGTGCGCCGAGACGGCCGAGTTCAACACCTATCCCGGGGGCGGCACCTGGGCCCCCGAATCGCCCTATCGCGTCAGGGCGTTCAAGGTCTGGGAGCGCTGA